aaaaagaaagaaaagaaaaagacaggttTCACCATCTCTCATCAACACAGATAGGCAAAATAGCTTCTAGGAAAAGAGAATACCCTCTGTCAGAGTGACAGTTCTGACACGACTCACATTGGCTACACCTTTGACTTTACAGAGTCTTCCACAATTCGGATGTTCCATTTTAGCCTATATAAGGATCCCACCTGCCGAGTGCTGCCAATGTGATGATGCACATTGGCTGTTCTGCCATGTATGTAGAAGATATCACTGAAAGTCAAACTCCTGATGACCTCTTGCTACTGTTTTATGCTTTAGCATACTAGATAAGAGGTGGGTTTTCCACTGCCACGGTCTCAATCCCTTACTGACTTCACAATGTAAATGCCATTAGCTACAGAGTTGTGGCATGTCTGAATGATCTGTTCTGTGTGGTCCATATAGAGTGAGTGATTTCTGGTGTATAATGAGGCAGATTCAGGGCTTACATGTCAGTGACAGGTCAAAACTAAAATGGTCCAGTCACAGTCACTAATAATGACTATGTAACAATGTTGGTGAATTAGGGTTTTACCATGCATCATCTCCATAACAACCAAGTTAAAGAGCTCCTGAAGCACTCGCAGGCGGAGTTTTCCGTCACACAGCAGAACTGGTCTCCTCTCATCAATATACACATTCTCTGACAACTGTTtctgtgaaagggagagagagagtaaagagagagggattgaagTCAATCTCAATCTCATTTACACTGACACTTAAGATTTATccaaacaaagtcaaacaacCTGTTAAATTGCTGCCTAGTTGGACATGAACTGCAATGCTCGAGAACGTGACTGCTATTCATCATACTGCTCAAAACTGGTTTGTCTTTTCTTAATACAGATAATATGGTGAAGTCATTTTACTGCGATGACAGTATGCTTAATTTTTTAGTCATTAAGCagttttgcgtttttttttttttacttgattaGGCCCATTAGTCTGTGAAGGCAGCAACAGTACAGCTGAGTCAAATAGTACATGTGTATTGCATGAATGCTCGTCAACACCTGCGTTAGACGCACCACAATCCCAACATGAGTTACATAACCCCGGTCAGGTGAGACAGTGCTGCACAAACTTGTCACTGGATCTGGATGGTGCGTGACTAACCACCTTTAGACAGTTCCTGCCTGATCATCAATATCTCATCAATCTGACAACTGCTGACAAATAGATGTGTGTGCCTTTAGAGAACAGTGAACACTGAATTATTACGCAACCTCATTTTGAACCTGTATAAAGATTCAGTTAAATTCACTGAATGAAGAAGTGTTATAGGAATCAAACAGCCATATAATTATTGTAGTTGTCACTCTTAGAACATTTTTAGGTTATGATAAcaaagaggaataaaaaaaatctttaacaAGTGCAATGATCATACAAAGTATCCACACCTTTGGGATGACTGGGCTGTATGATTTCCATGTATAACACAATAAGGCAAAAGAtttactctcctctctgttaAGGTTTCCTCTAGGACATTCATTTGATCATAATTTTTCATATAGAAAGAACTCCAGTGCATACCTGACACGTTACATTCACATATGGGGGATCAAAGGCAGATGGGTAATTTTCTATGGCCTTCTTCCCATTTTGAGCACAGTCCTTCATTTCGGTCAGGCACTGCTGCACCTCAGTGAAGCGGGAGAAGAGTCGTTCCAAGTTCTGGGTGAGCTGCTCCAAATTCTTCTCTTTGGGAGGGCAGCTGTTCCTCGGGGCATTGGGATCAGTCTGTGGTTTCTCCGAGACCTCATACCTGGGGGAAGGAGGTCGGCTGGTTTCCCGGCTGGCCTGGCCGGTCACTGCTAGCGTTGCCATGCGACTGATGTGGTCCATATCGTACGTCTCCATGGCGATAGATGAGGCGCTTGAGGAGGCTCTGTCGGAGAAGTCTGCCGAGCTGGCCATAGGACTAGGCTCAGAACTGCGCACCTCCTCAACCAATTTCCTCCTGTTACCCGGTGAATGGATTACAGAGCCTCCTGGAAGCACTAGATCCTTTATTCCAAGATGCTCCTCTTTGGAATAGTTTTCAGAGTGCCTTCTAATCCCATGGAAGCTATTAGGGGACTCTGGTTTCTGAATCACGGGCAAAGTAGCCTCCTCATCGAAGATGAGTTCTTTTGTCGCCAGCCTTAGGATGTACTTGTCCGTGTTGGATGACGGAAGAAAAGCAGGGTCATTGGACTTCTGTCGGCCAACCATCAGCAGGAGCATCTTGTTGTTGATGAAGCACACTCCTTTGGGCCTCTCGTTTTTTTGCAGATGTATCTGTTGGACATTGGGCATGGCAGACGGCGTGATGCTGTAAACCAGAACCATGTTGCAGGTGTTGGAGGCCACAGCCACGGTGCTCCCCTTTGGGTCAAAAGCAATTATATCTGGAACCAGGATGCCGGGTATGCTAACTTTACGTGTGGTGGTAACCTTGCGCTCGTAGGTGACCAAAATCAAATGAGATGAATCCTGACCCGATCCAGTCAGGTAATCTCGTCGCCTGAGGTGAATGAGGGGGCTAGGATcagattttctgtgtttggcCAGAATGTGGGTTAGGTCTGTGGGCCCAGAGGGGGACATGTAGCCGGGGTGAAAGGAGCGGTCAAAGTCGAAAGATCGCCTCCTGATATCCACAGAACAATCCTCGTCCGCCATGACAACAGGGGACTGCTGAGAGGCCAGCAGCTCTGAATCAGTGGGCAGGTCGAAGGCAATTCCAGCATTGAGCCCACAAATCTTATCCAACGGCAATTCTGTGGCGACTGCTATCTGGGTTTCGTCTGTGGACTCGATGGCACAAATGTAGCCTCCCACATCGAAAATGGGACAGAAAGAGCATGTGACAAGGCTCTTCTGAATATCGTTCCAAATGTAGGAATGCAGGGCACTGCCAATACCAACCACAAGCCGGGTTCCATCTTTAGTCCAGCAGGCACAGTGGATCAGGCCACTTCCCCGTATGTCTGCCTTGACCCGCCGGTTGTCCACGCGGACGGAAAACAGGACAGACGCGTCACGTTTGGTCAGCACAGCCAGTATGTCCTGTTTAGGGTGCCAAACACACCCCTGAGGTAGTAGAGGAAAAGGTTCGCTCATCTCACATGTTTGTGAGCACAGTAGTTTGTTCTGTTCCAGAGCACTGAGCTGAAGTTGCCATACTGTTATATGCTTCTTGTGCTGGACAGCAAGGAGAGCCGGAGAGCCAGTGCAACAGAGTGGCCCCCAAAAGAGACCAAGAACATGCTCAAACTGTCCAATGACATTTGTGTCACCGAATTTTGGCTCCCCATTGATAAAGTAAAACGAAGTCAGGCAAACCTGCTTTCCATCAGTCCAGGCTATTCCATGAACAGGATGTATGGCTTGATGCAAACTGTTTAAACCAGTCCTCAAAAGCTTGGCTTTCCCTAGATCCATACCTGCACTTTCAGCAAATCAAACGGAAAATGGgggcaaaatacaaaaaaaagtttccttCTTACAGGACTTCTGATAAACGCTGGACACAGCTTTGTCTCAGCACACGACCAATGCCATTATATACTAAGAATAGGCAAAGCCTCTTCACTCCCTAATCCTGTGGGTGTGAGGGAGTTCTCAACGACTATGACCGGATTAGTGTAACGTGACCCTAACATGGTCGGTTCGGTTGCAGACTAAGTTGCCCAACAAGTTGGCCATTTTCAGCATAAGTAAAGTATAAGACTAGAGTAGCATACTTTCACAGCGTCGCTATTCTTAATAACTTTACTTCATATTATGTGTCAAGGATTCAATTTAGCTATCACTGAAGCTAAAGTTACTTCAGATATTACCATGCTTAGGTTGCGGCATAGCAACATCATTGGACTGTTAGCAAGCAGTGACTTTGCCACTCTAAAGTCGCTACTGAAGCAGTAGCGAGTAAGTTAATAAACAAAGCTCGCTAAGcgtttaaatgttttatgaaaagAGGACGCAAATGTTTATACTTAAAGATACATTCTGAAGATGTACTGTTCATTCTGAAGTTTTATGTCAGCCGAAGCACGATGTATTCACGCTAGCCCGCGGAGATATTTGAAGTGACGGACAAGCGGAAGTAGCGACAACGATCAGGTCAGGCATTCTGGGACTTGAAGTTTTAAGCACATAACTTGCCGACATACTTATAAAATTGAACACCAGGTGTCATACATGTACTGAAATCTAACCGTCGACATCGTGCAAAAACTCAAGTGAATAGAAATAACTTCGACTGatgtttacattatttacattagttattttttaattcttgcTTTCCTTCCAAACTAAACTGctttctttctcactgaaaCAAAATCCTACAACCGATATAAGATAtattattaaatgtattttaatgtaagtTTAAAGCAATATACTCTATAAACTTTAAATTTTGGAGAgtcatataaaatattttttaaaaaacattttattctagAATCATATATTCCAGCCTACTGTGGTCCTTATCATGCTGAGCATGTCTTCCAAAATCTTCTGAGTGTATTATTCTCGTAGCTATAGAGCATACTTCCACAGCGgtcaaagaaaataaatctcTAACCAATCTCTACATGACATCCCAAACGTCGCCTGTTTACCTTAATAAAGCCAGGCTAAAAATATTTATCACTAGTTACTGCCACTACTGACAACAATTAGAGATAAGTCATCATGCCTTTAATGTCTCCCTAAAAACACATAATATTCGAATCCTCATTTCTACCATGGTAACAGAAATGATGAACACTTGACAGATAAACTTTCGTTATGTCGATAAGTAAATGTTTAAAGTCAGTATATAAGCAAAGCCGAAAACCGAATGAAGGGGGGGTCGCATACTATGCCAGCTTGTATTTCACCATGGGCACTGTATTACAAAATACAGTGGGACCAGCCGCTGATTCAGACGGACATGTGGGTGGAGTACTTTGTATCGCAGTGAAGCCTGGGTCCCAGTCATCAGCAAGCCGTCTGTGTTTTAGGAACCACCGCTATACCATAATGGGTGTGGAAATTGAAACAATATCTCCAGGAGATGGTAAGTTACAAATATTGTACGCGTTTTCTTCAGACAACATCGCGGAATATAGAATACAGAGGACCATCTCTTTTGAGATGCAGGGTGTCCGTGAGCCGAAATGCTGATTATGAGCTTGCTAGCTCAGTAGCTAGTTTTCATAGGTTCTGGAGGATCTTTTCTTGCATTTTCGGTGCCCACGTCTTGCTTTGCCCAAGCTAACTGAGCAGCGTTTAAAGCCCATAAACACAGTTTTTAATTACCTTCCTTTAGTCGCTTTTCTGATAGAGCGAAACGATTAAATCATGCAAGAACATTACAATATTTCATTATAGATGTCCATAACGTTACAAAGGGCTACCAACAACAGCTATTAGGTTAGTCAGATATACTGTTCTGATATATTCTTTTCTGGACAAACGTTTCATACAGCTGGCTGTTGTACGGTAGTAGTAAGAGTTAGGGAGGATGACTTATTTAGGCCAATAAAGGCTAATTGTTTTGTTGTAAAGAAATTGTTTACGGCTGATACTACTACCATTTTTACTTTCCTCCACTTCCAGTTTCTGCCATGGAGTAACCTAGACGGTTCTCCGCTCTCTTGGCTGACTGAAATGGGATGACAGTTGCTCACCATTCCTTAAATATAACAATTATAAACAAATCAACCGCCGGTCACCTATTTCAGACAGTTGCTTCACGCTGAGACGGGgttatttttaatcaaatagCTAGACTCTTGTTCTGTCTAGACAGAAGCTTTGTTGAGGGGTAATCCTTGGCTTTGTAACTTGCTACAGTTGGCAATGATTTTCAAAGACGACCACCGGTCGTATTACACGGCAGCACAAACCTTATGCTGCCATATCAGCCACTTGTTGCACTGCTTAACGGCGCACAGTGGCATGCTGACAGTTTTCATGGAAAAAATGGCAACAATGAGCGccaaattaatttttaaaatccGAATTGTGCGATTAACCTCAATCCTCATCATGTCACGAGAGTTACCCGAAGTTAACAAAGCCATGCCTTTACAAGGGTTTATTTAAGAATAACAACCcagcctgtttttctttgtttttcatccgCATGGTAGGTGTGTGGAAAATCatggagaaactgaaaaatttTAACGTTAACAGTAGCTATTTTTAACAGACTGAATACTCATGCTTTACATTGGCTTAAGTGTTATGCTGAAGATGATTTATTAAATGATAGGCTTACTTAAAATATATTGAGTCTATTTTCTTTGAACAAACtttgatcattaaaatgttattacCGTGCTGCTCGTTTGTCCTTTCACTCATACACTCGGATATGAAAGGATGTGATCTTGTCCCACCCAGAAACCTCACACAGATCTATACAGAAActagtgcgcacacacacagagtgatatgTTGACTTAGATGATGGGACATAGTTGACAGTACACGCTTGGAACCTTTATATACATTTGGATaatttgaatgcatttttttttttactcagaatCAGATCATTAGGGTTGtttgaataaaattaaatttctAAGTATCCTGAAGTTTGGTGAATTTTGAATGTGTCTCAAATCTTTTTCCTTAAATCATATCTGAGGTGTGGTTTCCCTTAAATGAAGTCTGGGAATGCATCCGCAGGCCTAAGGGTCAGGGTTCAATATCCTCCATCCAGAATTTTCTTTCATCACCATGTTGAAAGATATTGCTTGTGCATAGTTTGGATATTAACTCTGCGTAGCTCCAACATGCCAACTTGATATTAAGTTCACCTGTCAtcaatcattcatttattgactgTCTGATTCTTTTCCCTTAACAGGGAGAACCTTTCCAAAGAAGGGCCAGACATGTGTAGTGCATtacacaggtaaaaaaaaaacacctcccattttgttctgttcttttttttttttttgatgttttgaaatgagtgttcctctgtgtttggctTAAAGGCATTTTCAGTAATAGAGTTTGTTTGCCTTTTAGACTTCTCCTAGACTAtcaggtcagacagacaggaaacaggatGTCGATAACAACATTCCATCTCCccatttaatgtattttttccccctgcagtTTGTGAGTGCCCTTCTCTTTCTTaattcacacacagcagaaagcACAGTGATTTAACTGTTCAGCGCTCACTTTCTCCATCCACTTCCACTGCGAAGACTCTCTACATCCCTCTTTCTTGTAGTCTGTTCAGTAAGCATGCTATGCTGTTTGTGATTACTCCTTGAAGGCTAGGCCTGATACATTTCAGATAAGTGAAGCTTTAATGGAATAGGATGGTACCAGCGTGAAATTAGGGTGCCGTGTTTGCcctcccagctgtgtgtctgtgtgtggtcttgTTTGTATACCCAAATAATGATGGGATGCGTAGTCTTCTATCTGATGTTGATACACTTGTGGTGTGATGATAATTTGTGTCGAGCCTGACTGTCTTGAGTCTGGTAGCCTTGTTCTTAGCGTGTGGTTAATACCCTTTTGCTTTCTAGCCATAAAATCACTTCAGACATGTAGTTTCCCTGTAACATCTCCCTAATGTTGAAGAAAAGTCATCAACTCAAGAATGGCCGATAAAACACTGTATATTTGTCCGTTTAAAAGTTTTCTACTGTTATCTCATCTGGAACAAAGAAAGTAAGGCAAGGAAAATTCCAGTTTCTTTTGTGCTAGCATGACTAAGAGATCTGGCCATGTGAGACTGGGAGATGTGCAAACACCTTGGTGTCAGGCAGTTTTTGTTGTAATGCCTTGCGTTACCCATGGGGGTTCATGACCTCATTTTAATGATGTGGACCGTTTAGCCTCAGGCTGTAGACCTGCATTGCAGACAGACTCTACATGAAAAGCATGAGCAAGGGCCTTCATTGGCAAGCCCTGAATTGTACTCATTAGACCTAAGTTCTTATCTTGAATAAAGAACACATGTAGGTAGCACTTAGCTTCccatattgtttgtttattatgcAGGTTAACACCCTCTTATCTGTTTTCTGATCTCTCACAGTAGATCTCTCACTGTGGTTTTTGCCCATTGTCGACAGTGCTGGCTGTATCTAGTCCAGTCCACTGCTATATCAGCAGTAGACCTGCAGTGCTATATTAAGTAGTGCAGGGACTGGCTGCTGGGGTCTGCAGTGAAGTTGACCCTATTAGCTGAGTGCTAATGCGTAGTTGGAGCTCTCACTCTAGCTCTGGTCAGTCCAAACAGCCTACAGCTGTCATCACCAAGCATTAAAAGAATGACTGCTCACTACAAGTGGTCCTCTTTAGAAACTGTAATTATGTAATGGGAATGACTATATCATGAAAAAACAGTCACTGCTAGCAGAACTCTAATGGTTTTCAAATAATTTTCAGAGGAATTTCTTTTTGATTACTTTCCATAAACACTGAAGTGAATATCTTTGTAACTCATTTATCAAGTTattgtgtgatatatatatatatatttataatctAAATCATGCTCATAAATGAGCCATTATTGATTTAATGTGGTTATAACACTCAGTTTTTGAActtatacaaatatacaaaatcTGATTATGAAAATTATATCAATGCTCAGAAATAGGCTCGTTATTAGTCAGTTATTTTTAGATATCTGTGGTTTCCTCATATGCTGTCTCTGTTCAGTGTAAGAACATGGGTGAAGATTACTGCCAAGTCAAGGGTTTTTGAAATGGACAGGAGCTCATCTCATGCTTGTGATTCACACTCCTGACAACCATAACATCAGAGTGGAACGTTTTCGACTCTTATCGTTTTTTTCCCTGGCTTTTGTGAATCTCATGAAGGTGAACAAATTTTCAGCTATCGCTCAAATCCTCAGCAGCCAAAGCCATTTCATCTCTTATGAGCACCTGCCTTAGACTTGCCCAGCAAATCAGTGATCTCACTCTCACTTCTATTTCATGGCTTCATTGTGGGCTCAGAGGAAACCATTTAGCCTCCTCTGGCTCCATTATGGCTCTATTTATAACAATGCTCACACTCAGAATACCGCTGAGTCCAGACAGGGGCTACCGTGATTGGTAGGTTCGACCTCCTTGAAGTTCAGAATGAAGACTTACTGACGGCTTTGTAGATGCCACACACGCTCTCTTGTGACCAGTTAAGTTCTCCCTGACcaggagtgagtgtgtttgggggtCAGAgcaatgatgtcatttttaagtTGGGATGTCCCCTTACCCTTAAGCCTGTGGTTATCCCCATTTTCAGACTCCGGCTGGCTGTTAAGCCTATTTATTTTCACTGGGTAGAAGACATTACAGACTCAGTGCCGTTAACTGCTGAGAGTAACCTCTAcatgtgtaaaatattttataattgatttttttgttatttatatcTCTATTCATAAAATGCTTAATCAATTGAGTTGCTTATGGTTggtttatattcatatatgaTTGATTTGTGTTCATATGTTTATACTCATTCAGGCATAGAATGCGTAATGGAATGTTTCATTGATTAACTCCGCAAACACTGGAACACCTGGAATTAACTCCGAAGATATGAAATGGGAAATGATTTGCAATTACAGGACAGAAATATGTGTGATGAAGTTACATTTCTGAGACAGCACTGtctgaaattacaaaaaaattaagttACATTAAACCATATAATCATATTAAGTAAAATAGATTCAGTTCAGTATAGTTGGATTAGTAATAATATCCTTGATTAAAATACTACTCACTTTGCTTTGCAAGGATGAAACTTCACCTTACAATGATTTGCAGTCGCATTAATTATTCAGTCTTAATTTTGAAGCTGCCTCTCAGCTTCTACtcagacatttaaaataacCACACTGTGTCCAAAGTGTTGGGTCTGTGTCCTCTGCACAGAAAACAGATTTACATTACGTTTCATGGAAA
This sequence is a window from Chanos chanos chromosome 4, fChaCha1.1, whole genome shotgun sequence. Protein-coding genes within it:
- the wdcp gene encoding WD repeat and coiled-coil-containing protein, which gives rise to MDLGKAKLLRTGLNSLHQAIHPVHGIAWTDGKQVCLTSFYFINGEPKFGDTNVIGQFEHVLGLFWGPLCCTGSPALLAVQHKKHITVWQLQLSALEQNKLLCSQTCEMSEPFPLLPQGCVWHPKQDILAVLTKRDASVLFSVRVDNRRVKADIRGSGLIHCACWTKDGTRLVVGIGSALHSYIWNDIQKSLVTCSFCPIFDVGGYICAIESTDETQIAVATELPLDKICGLNAGIAFDLPTDSELLASQQSPVVMADEDCSVDIRRRSFDFDRSFHPGYMSPSGPTDLTHILAKHRKSDPSPLIHLRRRDYLTGSGQDSSHLILVTYERKVTTTRKVSIPGILVPDIIAFDPKGSTVAVASNTCNMVLVYSITPSAMPNVQQIHLQKNERPKGVCFINNKMLLLMVGRQKSNDPAFLPSSNTDKYILRLATKELIFDEEATLPVIQKPESPNSFHGIRRHSENYSKEEHLGIKDLVLPGGSVIHSPGNRRKLVEEVRSSEPSPMASSADFSDRASSSASSIAMETYDMDHISRMATLAVTGQASRETSRPPSPRYEVSEKPQTDPNAPRNSCPPKEKNLEQLTQNLERLFSRFTEVQQCLTEMKDCAQNGKKAIENYPSAFDPPYVNVTCQKQLSENVYIDERRPVLLCDGKLRLRVLQELFNLVVMEMMHGPMWIVLVADADGFVPLKFKSKEELTIRNAKRKSPFRPPDCSEDLPPDSPASPAAEK